Proteins encoded together in one Deltaproteobacteria bacterium window:
- a CDS encoding ATP-binding protein, whose amino-acid sequence MTFIDRKIDLAKILSHKSVLLLGPRRTGKSALIRNQFGAAKVYNLLRADEFQKLAARPQLIREALAAAPVDLVVIDEIQKLPVLMDEVHLMIEEMGQKFLLTGSSARKLRRTHTSLMAGRAKIQYLHPFVSAEIPEFDLDQVLLYGLLPPVYLSPDPEDELRSYVGEYLKEEIQAEALSRNIENFSRFLDHAAFTNAQLINFESVASDAQVPARTVREYYTVLEDTLIGRMLKPIAQIGSRKVVSKAKFYFFDTGVVHQLQKIRGLPELAPGYGDAFESFLFHELVSFLDYTNSRETLNFWRTSNGPEVDFIVSGRIAIEAKATKLVDTKDLKGLRALAKEEKMDRLIVVSRDPERRTVGNIEIWPYREFLRQLWAGSIV is encoded by the coding sequence AATTGATCTAGCCAAAATCCTGTCTCACAAAAGCGTATTGCTATTGGGGCCTCGTCGCACTGGCAAATCGGCTTTGATTCGAAATCAGTTTGGCGCGGCAAAAGTCTATAATTTACTCCGAGCTGATGAGTTTCAGAAGCTTGCTGCCCGCCCCCAATTGATCAGGGAAGCTCTCGCCGCGGCGCCCGTCGACCTAGTGGTAATCGATGAAATCCAAAAGCTACCTGTGCTCATGGATGAAGTTCATTTGATGATCGAAGAGATGGGGCAAAAATTTTTGCTCACAGGAAGCAGCGCAAGAAAACTGAGGCGCACACATACTTCGTTGATGGCTGGTCGTGCAAAAATTCAGTACCTGCATCCTTTTGTCAGCGCAGAGATTCCTGAATTCGACTTGGATCAGGTGCTCCTTTATGGACTGTTACCACCAGTCTATCTCAGTCCAGATCCCGAAGACGAACTTCGCAGTTACGTAGGCGAATATCTGAAAGAGGAGATTCAAGCCGAGGCGCTCAGTCGCAATATCGAAAACTTTTCCCGGTTTCTAGATCATGCTGCATTTACAAACGCACAGTTAATTAATTTTGAGTCTGTAGCAAGTGATGCGCAGGTTCCTGCACGAACCGTCCGGGAATATTATACAGTGCTGGAAGACACGCTAATAGGCCGAATGCTCAAACCAATAGCGCAAATTGGATCTCGTAAAGTTGTGAGTAAGGCTAAGTTTTATTTCTTCGACACCGGAGTTGTGCACCAACTCCAAAAGATTCGAGGCCTCCCTGAATTGGCTCCAGGCTACGGCGATGCGTTCGAATCCTTTTTGTTCCATGAACTTGTGTCGTTTCTAGACTACACAAATAGCAGAGAAACATTAAACTTCTGGCGCACTTCTAACGGTCCTGAAGTTGATTTTATAGTGTCAGGGCGGATCGCTATAGAAGCCAAGGCCACTAAACTAGTCGATACTAAGGACCTCAAAGGTCTCAGGGCACTTGCTAAAGAAGAAAAAATGGACCGGTTAATCGTCGTCAGTCGCGATCCGGAGCGGCGGACTGTCGGCAACATTGAAATATGGCCTTACCGTGAGTTCCTTAGGCAGCTCTGGGCTGGGAGTATAGTTTAA